A stretch of the Vigna radiata var. radiata cultivar VC1973A chromosome 7, Vradiata_ver6, whole genome shotgun sequence genome encodes the following:
- the LOC106765852 gene encoding lysine-specific demethylase JMJ706 isoform X2: MEARNGLEYLKHKRLQRAKSATASATAKNIANMMNRSGGDALSTSASYGMRFPGDASSFSRRKVDKFDTSDLAWTEKIPECPVYYPTKEEFDDPLLYLQRIAPEASKYGICKIISPLSASVPAGVVLMREQAGFKFTTRVQPLRLAEWDTEDKVVFFMSGIDYTFRDFEKMANKSFAQRYCSAGCLPASYLEKEFWSEIGCGKMETVEYACDVDGSAFSSLPTDQLGNSKWNLKKFSWLPKSILRLLETSIPGVTEPMLYIGMLFSMFAWHVEDHYLYSVNYHHCGASKTWYGIPGHAALEFERVVRQHVYTNDILSTGGEDGAFDVLLGKTTMFPPNILLEHEVPVYKAVQNPGDYVITFPRAYHAGFSHGFNCGEAVNFAIGDWFPLGAIASQRYALLHRDPLLPHEELLCKEAMLLYETLTLEDSDISPEDLLSRNCVKISFVNLMRFQHCARWLLMKSRACTSVSSHSQGTILCSLCKRDCYIAYVDCECHLHPVCLRHDVESLDFTCGTKRTLYLREDTPDMEAAAKRFEQEDGILKEILKEMKSEKNIYSCPLSNMFQMAEANGYTPYCEMKFDSTANICTTSKLSTNNQEHMRSQFVSRPEVSSASSTPCSLSKPPEISASNIDEVHANFKLGSPDFEENCERISNNASESFQSSLQYECPNKSMGNVHRLEKKLIVDNKSDDSDSGIFRVKRPSSLKAERRNIRGATFSTNSGQQELLKKELNEGRSVSKRKERSYKYSDGVSHKVRYKKRSNEEVSRRRRHHRLLHSIEVAPKRLKARD; this comes from the exons ATGGAAGCTAGAAACGGGTTAGaatatttgaaacataaaagGCTACAGCGAGCAAAATCTGCTACTGCCAGTGCCACAGCAAAAAACATTGCTAACATGATGAACAGAAGTGGAGGAGATGCTCTTAGTACTTCTGCATCCTATGGTATGAGGTTTCCTGGTGATGCAAGTAGCTTTTCCCGGCGGAAGGTGGATAAGTTTGACACAAGTGATCTGGCATGGACTGAGAAAATTCCAGAGTGTCCTGTGTATTATCCAACAAAGGAAGAATTTGATGATCCCTTGCTTTATTTACAAAGAATAGCTCCCGAAGCTTCTAAATATG GCATATGTAAGATTATTTCACCTTTGAGTGCTTCTGTTCCTGCTGGGGTTGTTTTAATGAGGGAGCAAGCAGGGTTCAAGTTTACAACTAGAGTGCAGCCCCTTCGTCTTGCCGAATGGGATACCGAAGACAAAGTGGTGTTTTTCATGAGTGGGAT AGATTATACATTTCGTGATTTTGAAAAGATGGCAAACAAGTCTTTTGCACAAAGATATTGCAGTGCTGGATGTCTTCCTGCCTCATACTTGGAGAAAGAATTTTGGAGTGAAATTGGTTGTGGGAAGATGGAAACTGTTGAATATGCATGTGACGTTGATGGTAGTGCCTTTTCATCTTTGCCCACTGATCAACTTGGGAACAGCAAATGGAATTTGAAG AAATTTTCGTGGTTGCCCAAGTCTATTTTGCGGCTCTTGGAGACATCAATTCCG GGAGTAACTGAACCCATGCTATACATTGGAATGCTATTTAGCATGTTTGCTTGGCACGTGGAAGATCATTATTTATACAG CGTTAATTATCATCACTGTGGAGCATCAAAAACATGGTATGGCATTCCAGGTCACGCAGCATTGGAATTTGAAAGGGTGGTGAGACAACACGTGTATACTAATGATATTTTGTCAACTGGTGGGGAAGATGGAGCCTTTGATGTTCTCCTGGGAAAAACAACTATGTTCCCACCAAATATTTTGTTGGAGCATGAAGTTCCTGTCTACAAGGCTGTTCAAAATCCAGGGGATTACGTAATAACTTTCCCCAGAGCATATCATGCTGGCTTTAGTCATG GCTTCAACTGCGGAGAAGCAGTGAATTTTGCAATTGGTGATTGGTTTCCTTTAGGGGCTATTGCAAGTCAAAGATATGCACTTCTTCACAGAGATCCTTTGCTTCCCCATGAAGAACTTTTATGCAAAGAAGCAATGCTTCTGTATGAAACATTAACACTTGAAGATTCAGACATTTCCCCTGAAGATTTGTTATCTCGTAATTGTGTTAAgatttcttttgttaatttgatgcgCTTTCAACATTGTGCTCGTTGGCTGTTAATGAAATCAAGGGCATGTACAAGTGTTTCTTCACATTCTCAGGGTACAATTCTCTGTAGCCTCTGCAAACGGGACTGCTATATAGCTTATGTTGACTGTGAATGTCACCTGCATCCAGTATGCCTTCGCCATG ATGTAGAATCTCTTGACTTCACCTGTGGGACCAAGCGCACACTTTATCTTAGGGAAGATACTCCAGACATGGAAGCTGCGGCCAAGAGATTTGAGCAGGAAGATGGAATTTTGAAAGAGATACTTAAGGagatgaaaagtgaaaaaaacatttattcatGCCCTTTGTCGAACATGTTCCAGATGGCTGAGGCTAATGGATATACACCGTATTGTGAGATGAAATTTGATTCTACTGCTAATATTTGTACCACCTCAAAGCTGTCAACAAACAATCAAGAGCATATGCGAAGTCAATTTGTTTCAAGACCTGAGGTATCTTCTGCTTCATCTACGCCATGTTCTCTTTCCAAACCTCCTGAGATCTCTGCTTCCAATATC GACGAGGTGCATGCTAACTTTAAATTAGGCAGTCCTGATTTTGAAGAGAATTGTGAAAGAATATCCAATAATGCTTCTGAGTCTTTCCAATCCTCTCTTCAGTATGAATGCCCTAATAAATCTATGGGTAATGTGCATAGATTAGAGAAGAAGCTTATTGTGGATAACAAGAGTGATGATTCTGATTCAGGGATTTTTAGGGTTAAGCGCCCTTCTTCTCTTAAGGCAGAGAGGAGAAATATAAGAGGTGCTACGTTTTCAACAAATTCTGGGCAGCAG GAACTATTGAAGAAAGAGCTTAACGAAGGAAGGAGTGTGAgcaaaagaaaggaaaggagTTACAAATATAGTGACGGTGTTAGTCATAAGGTAAGATATAAGAAGCGAAGTAATGAGGAAGTTAGTAGACGACGACGACATCATAGGTTGCTGCATTCCATAGAGGTTGCTCCAAAGCGCCTTAAAGCTCGGGATTGA
- the LOC106765852 gene encoding lysine-specific demethylase JMJ706 isoform X3 — MKLVGGRVRESMEARNGLEYLKHKRLQRAKSATASATAKNIANMMNRSGGDALSTSASYGMRFPGDASSFSRRKVDKFDTSDLAWTEKIPECPVYYPTKEEFDDPLLYLQRIAPEASKYGICKIISPLSASVPAGVVLMREQAGFKFTTRVQPLRLAEWDTEDKVVFFMSGIDYTFRDFEKMANKSFAQRYCSAGCLPASYLEKEFWSEIGCGKMETVEYACDVDGSAFSSLPTDQLGNSKWNLKKFSWLPKSILRLLETSIPGVTEPMLYIGMLFSMFAWHVEDHYLYSVNYHHCGASKTWYGIPGHAALEFERVVRQHVYTNDILSTGGEDGAFDVLLGKTTMFPPNILLEHEVPVYKAVQNPGDYVITFPRAYHAGFSHGFNCGEAVNFAIGDWFPLGAIASQRYALLHRDPLLPHEELLCKEAMLLYETLTLEDSDISPEDLLSRNCVKISFVNLMRFQHCARWLLMKSRACTSVSSHSQGTILCSLCKRDCYIAYVDCECHLHPVCLRHDVESLDFTCGTKRTLYLREDTPDMEAAAKRFEQEDGILKEILKEMKSEKNIYSCPLSNMFQMAEANGYTPYCEMKFDSTANICTTSKLSTNNQEHMRSQFVSRPEDEVHANFKLGSPDFEENCERISNNASESFQSSLQYECPNKSMGNVHRLEKKLIVDNKSDDSDSGIFRVKRPSSLKAERRNIRGATFSTNSGQQELLKKELNEGRSVSKRKERSYKYSDGVSHKVRYKKRSNEEVSRRRRHHRLLHSIEVAPKRLKARD, encoded by the exons ATGAAACTC GTGGGAGGAAGAGTACGTGAATCTATGGAAGCTAGAAACGGGTTAGaatatttgaaacataaaagGCTACAGCGAGCAAAATCTGCTACTGCCAGTGCCACAGCAAAAAACATTGCTAACATGATGAACAGAAGTGGAGGAGATGCTCTTAGTACTTCTGCATCCTATGGTATGAGGTTTCCTGGTGATGCAAGTAGCTTTTCCCGGCGGAAGGTGGATAAGTTTGACACAAGTGATCTGGCATGGACTGAGAAAATTCCAGAGTGTCCTGTGTATTATCCAACAAAGGAAGAATTTGATGATCCCTTGCTTTATTTACAAAGAATAGCTCCCGAAGCTTCTAAATATG GCATATGTAAGATTATTTCACCTTTGAGTGCTTCTGTTCCTGCTGGGGTTGTTTTAATGAGGGAGCAAGCAGGGTTCAAGTTTACAACTAGAGTGCAGCCCCTTCGTCTTGCCGAATGGGATACCGAAGACAAAGTGGTGTTTTTCATGAGTGGGAT AGATTATACATTTCGTGATTTTGAAAAGATGGCAAACAAGTCTTTTGCACAAAGATATTGCAGTGCTGGATGTCTTCCTGCCTCATACTTGGAGAAAGAATTTTGGAGTGAAATTGGTTGTGGGAAGATGGAAACTGTTGAATATGCATGTGACGTTGATGGTAGTGCCTTTTCATCTTTGCCCACTGATCAACTTGGGAACAGCAAATGGAATTTGAAG AAATTTTCGTGGTTGCCCAAGTCTATTTTGCGGCTCTTGGAGACATCAATTCCG GGAGTAACTGAACCCATGCTATACATTGGAATGCTATTTAGCATGTTTGCTTGGCACGTGGAAGATCATTATTTATACAG CGTTAATTATCATCACTGTGGAGCATCAAAAACATGGTATGGCATTCCAGGTCACGCAGCATTGGAATTTGAAAGGGTGGTGAGACAACACGTGTATACTAATGATATTTTGTCAACTGGTGGGGAAGATGGAGCCTTTGATGTTCTCCTGGGAAAAACAACTATGTTCCCACCAAATATTTTGTTGGAGCATGAAGTTCCTGTCTACAAGGCTGTTCAAAATCCAGGGGATTACGTAATAACTTTCCCCAGAGCATATCATGCTGGCTTTAGTCATG GCTTCAACTGCGGAGAAGCAGTGAATTTTGCAATTGGTGATTGGTTTCCTTTAGGGGCTATTGCAAGTCAAAGATATGCACTTCTTCACAGAGATCCTTTGCTTCCCCATGAAGAACTTTTATGCAAAGAAGCAATGCTTCTGTATGAAACATTAACACTTGAAGATTCAGACATTTCCCCTGAAGATTTGTTATCTCGTAATTGTGTTAAgatttcttttgttaatttgatgcgCTTTCAACATTGTGCTCGTTGGCTGTTAATGAAATCAAGGGCATGTACAAGTGTTTCTTCACATTCTCAGGGTACAATTCTCTGTAGCCTCTGCAAACGGGACTGCTATATAGCTTATGTTGACTGTGAATGTCACCTGCATCCAGTATGCCTTCGCCATG ATGTAGAATCTCTTGACTTCACCTGTGGGACCAAGCGCACACTTTATCTTAGGGAAGATACTCCAGACATGGAAGCTGCGGCCAAGAGATTTGAGCAGGAAGATGGAATTTTGAAAGAGATACTTAAGGagatgaaaagtgaaaaaaacatttattcatGCCCTTTGTCGAACATGTTCCAGATGGCTGAGGCTAATGGATATACACCGTATTGTGAGATGAAATTTGATTCTACTGCTAATATTTGTACCACCTCAAAGCTGTCAACAAACAATCAAGAGCATATGCGAAGTCAATTTGTTTCAAGACCTGAG GACGAGGTGCATGCTAACTTTAAATTAGGCAGTCCTGATTTTGAAGAGAATTGTGAAAGAATATCCAATAATGCTTCTGAGTCTTTCCAATCCTCTCTTCAGTATGAATGCCCTAATAAATCTATGGGTAATGTGCATAGATTAGAGAAGAAGCTTATTGTGGATAACAAGAGTGATGATTCTGATTCAGGGATTTTTAGGGTTAAGCGCCCTTCTTCTCTTAAGGCAGAGAGGAGAAATATAAGAGGTGCTACGTTTTCAACAAATTCTGGGCAGCAG GAACTATTGAAGAAAGAGCTTAACGAAGGAAGGAGTGTGAgcaaaagaaaggaaaggagTTACAAATATAGTGACGGTGTTAGTCATAAGGTAAGATATAAGAAGCGAAGTAATGAGGAAGTTAGTAGACGACGACGACATCATAGGTTGCTGCATTCCATAGAGGTTGCTCCAAAGCGCCTTAAAGCTCGGGATTGA
- the LOC106765852 gene encoding lysine-specific demethylase JMJ706 isoform X1 produces the protein MKLVGGRVRESMEARNGLEYLKHKRLQRAKSATASATAKNIANMMNRSGGDALSTSASYGMRFPGDASSFSRRKVDKFDTSDLAWTEKIPECPVYYPTKEEFDDPLLYLQRIAPEASKYGICKIISPLSASVPAGVVLMREQAGFKFTTRVQPLRLAEWDTEDKVVFFMSGIDYTFRDFEKMANKSFAQRYCSAGCLPASYLEKEFWSEIGCGKMETVEYACDVDGSAFSSLPTDQLGNSKWNLKKFSWLPKSILRLLETSIPGVTEPMLYIGMLFSMFAWHVEDHYLYSVNYHHCGASKTWYGIPGHAALEFERVVRQHVYTNDILSTGGEDGAFDVLLGKTTMFPPNILLEHEVPVYKAVQNPGDYVITFPRAYHAGFSHGFNCGEAVNFAIGDWFPLGAIASQRYALLHRDPLLPHEELLCKEAMLLYETLTLEDSDISPEDLLSRNCVKISFVNLMRFQHCARWLLMKSRACTSVSSHSQGTILCSLCKRDCYIAYVDCECHLHPVCLRHDVESLDFTCGTKRTLYLREDTPDMEAAAKRFEQEDGILKEILKEMKSEKNIYSCPLSNMFQMAEANGYTPYCEMKFDSTANICTTSKLSTNNQEHMRSQFVSRPEVSSASSTPCSLSKPPEISASNIDEVHANFKLGSPDFEENCERISNNASESFQSSLQYECPNKSMGNVHRLEKKLIVDNKSDDSDSGIFRVKRPSSLKAERRNIRGATFSTNSGQQELLKKELNEGRSVSKRKERSYKYSDGVSHKVRYKKRSNEEVSRRRRHHRLLHSIEVAPKRLKARD, from the exons ATGAAACTC GTGGGAGGAAGAGTACGTGAATCTATGGAAGCTAGAAACGGGTTAGaatatttgaaacataaaagGCTACAGCGAGCAAAATCTGCTACTGCCAGTGCCACAGCAAAAAACATTGCTAACATGATGAACAGAAGTGGAGGAGATGCTCTTAGTACTTCTGCATCCTATGGTATGAGGTTTCCTGGTGATGCAAGTAGCTTTTCCCGGCGGAAGGTGGATAAGTTTGACACAAGTGATCTGGCATGGACTGAGAAAATTCCAGAGTGTCCTGTGTATTATCCAACAAAGGAAGAATTTGATGATCCCTTGCTTTATTTACAAAGAATAGCTCCCGAAGCTTCTAAATATG GCATATGTAAGATTATTTCACCTTTGAGTGCTTCTGTTCCTGCTGGGGTTGTTTTAATGAGGGAGCAAGCAGGGTTCAAGTTTACAACTAGAGTGCAGCCCCTTCGTCTTGCCGAATGGGATACCGAAGACAAAGTGGTGTTTTTCATGAGTGGGAT AGATTATACATTTCGTGATTTTGAAAAGATGGCAAACAAGTCTTTTGCACAAAGATATTGCAGTGCTGGATGTCTTCCTGCCTCATACTTGGAGAAAGAATTTTGGAGTGAAATTGGTTGTGGGAAGATGGAAACTGTTGAATATGCATGTGACGTTGATGGTAGTGCCTTTTCATCTTTGCCCACTGATCAACTTGGGAACAGCAAATGGAATTTGAAG AAATTTTCGTGGTTGCCCAAGTCTATTTTGCGGCTCTTGGAGACATCAATTCCG GGAGTAACTGAACCCATGCTATACATTGGAATGCTATTTAGCATGTTTGCTTGGCACGTGGAAGATCATTATTTATACAG CGTTAATTATCATCACTGTGGAGCATCAAAAACATGGTATGGCATTCCAGGTCACGCAGCATTGGAATTTGAAAGGGTGGTGAGACAACACGTGTATACTAATGATATTTTGTCAACTGGTGGGGAAGATGGAGCCTTTGATGTTCTCCTGGGAAAAACAACTATGTTCCCACCAAATATTTTGTTGGAGCATGAAGTTCCTGTCTACAAGGCTGTTCAAAATCCAGGGGATTACGTAATAACTTTCCCCAGAGCATATCATGCTGGCTTTAGTCATG GCTTCAACTGCGGAGAAGCAGTGAATTTTGCAATTGGTGATTGGTTTCCTTTAGGGGCTATTGCAAGTCAAAGATATGCACTTCTTCACAGAGATCCTTTGCTTCCCCATGAAGAACTTTTATGCAAAGAAGCAATGCTTCTGTATGAAACATTAACACTTGAAGATTCAGACATTTCCCCTGAAGATTTGTTATCTCGTAATTGTGTTAAgatttcttttgttaatttgatgcgCTTTCAACATTGTGCTCGTTGGCTGTTAATGAAATCAAGGGCATGTACAAGTGTTTCTTCACATTCTCAGGGTACAATTCTCTGTAGCCTCTGCAAACGGGACTGCTATATAGCTTATGTTGACTGTGAATGTCACCTGCATCCAGTATGCCTTCGCCATG ATGTAGAATCTCTTGACTTCACCTGTGGGACCAAGCGCACACTTTATCTTAGGGAAGATACTCCAGACATGGAAGCTGCGGCCAAGAGATTTGAGCAGGAAGATGGAATTTTGAAAGAGATACTTAAGGagatgaaaagtgaaaaaaacatttattcatGCCCTTTGTCGAACATGTTCCAGATGGCTGAGGCTAATGGATATACACCGTATTGTGAGATGAAATTTGATTCTACTGCTAATATTTGTACCACCTCAAAGCTGTCAACAAACAATCAAGAGCATATGCGAAGTCAATTTGTTTCAAGACCTGAGGTATCTTCTGCTTCATCTACGCCATGTTCTCTTTCCAAACCTCCTGAGATCTCTGCTTCCAATATC GACGAGGTGCATGCTAACTTTAAATTAGGCAGTCCTGATTTTGAAGAGAATTGTGAAAGAATATCCAATAATGCTTCTGAGTCTTTCCAATCCTCTCTTCAGTATGAATGCCCTAATAAATCTATGGGTAATGTGCATAGATTAGAGAAGAAGCTTATTGTGGATAACAAGAGTGATGATTCTGATTCAGGGATTTTTAGGGTTAAGCGCCCTTCTTCTCTTAAGGCAGAGAGGAGAAATATAAGAGGTGCTACGTTTTCAACAAATTCTGGGCAGCAG GAACTATTGAAGAAAGAGCTTAACGAAGGAAGGAGTGTGAgcaaaagaaaggaaaggagTTACAAATATAGTGACGGTGTTAGTCATAAGGTAAGATATAAGAAGCGAAGTAATGAGGAAGTTAGTAGACGACGACGACATCATAGGTTGCTGCATTCCATAGAGGTTGCTCCAAAGCGCCTTAAAGCTCGGGATTGA
- the LOC106765852 gene encoding lysine-specific demethylase JMJ706 isoform X4, translating into MKLVGGRVRESMEARNGLEYLKHKRLQRAKSATASATAKNIANMMNRSGGDALSTSASYGMRFPGDASSFSRRKVDKFDTSDLAWTEKIPECPVYYPTKEEFDDPLLYLQRIAPEASKYGICKIISPLSASVPAGVVLMREQAGFKFTTRVQPLRLAEWDTEDKVVFFMSGIDYTFRDFEKMANKSFAQRYCSAGCLPASYLEKEFWSEIGCGKMETVEYACDVDGSAFSSLPTDQLGNSKWNLKKFSWLPKSILRLLETSIPGVTEPMLYIGMLFSMFAWHVEDHYLYSVNYHHCGASKTWYGIPGHAALEFERVVRQHVYTNDILSTGGEDGAFDVLLGKTTMFPPNILLEHEVPVYKAVQNPGDYVITFPRAYHAGFSHGFNCGEAVNFAIGDWFPLGAIASQRYALLHRDPLLPHEELLCKEAMLLYETLTLEDSDISPEDLLSRNCVKISFVNLMRFQHCARWLLMKSRACTSVSSHSQGTILCSLCKRDCYIAYVDCECHLHPVCLRHDVESLDFTCGTKRTLYLREDTPDMEAAAKRFEQEDGILKEILKEMKSEKNIYSCPLSNMFQMAEANGYTPYCEMKFDSTANICTTSKLSTNNQEHMRSQFVSRPEGFLGLSALLLLRQRGEI; encoded by the exons ATGAAACTC GTGGGAGGAAGAGTACGTGAATCTATGGAAGCTAGAAACGGGTTAGaatatttgaaacataaaagGCTACAGCGAGCAAAATCTGCTACTGCCAGTGCCACAGCAAAAAACATTGCTAACATGATGAACAGAAGTGGAGGAGATGCTCTTAGTACTTCTGCATCCTATGGTATGAGGTTTCCTGGTGATGCAAGTAGCTTTTCCCGGCGGAAGGTGGATAAGTTTGACACAAGTGATCTGGCATGGACTGAGAAAATTCCAGAGTGTCCTGTGTATTATCCAACAAAGGAAGAATTTGATGATCCCTTGCTTTATTTACAAAGAATAGCTCCCGAAGCTTCTAAATATG GCATATGTAAGATTATTTCACCTTTGAGTGCTTCTGTTCCTGCTGGGGTTGTTTTAATGAGGGAGCAAGCAGGGTTCAAGTTTACAACTAGAGTGCAGCCCCTTCGTCTTGCCGAATGGGATACCGAAGACAAAGTGGTGTTTTTCATGAGTGGGAT AGATTATACATTTCGTGATTTTGAAAAGATGGCAAACAAGTCTTTTGCACAAAGATATTGCAGTGCTGGATGTCTTCCTGCCTCATACTTGGAGAAAGAATTTTGGAGTGAAATTGGTTGTGGGAAGATGGAAACTGTTGAATATGCATGTGACGTTGATGGTAGTGCCTTTTCATCTTTGCCCACTGATCAACTTGGGAACAGCAAATGGAATTTGAAG AAATTTTCGTGGTTGCCCAAGTCTATTTTGCGGCTCTTGGAGACATCAATTCCG GGAGTAACTGAACCCATGCTATACATTGGAATGCTATTTAGCATGTTTGCTTGGCACGTGGAAGATCATTATTTATACAG CGTTAATTATCATCACTGTGGAGCATCAAAAACATGGTATGGCATTCCAGGTCACGCAGCATTGGAATTTGAAAGGGTGGTGAGACAACACGTGTATACTAATGATATTTTGTCAACTGGTGGGGAAGATGGAGCCTTTGATGTTCTCCTGGGAAAAACAACTATGTTCCCACCAAATATTTTGTTGGAGCATGAAGTTCCTGTCTACAAGGCTGTTCAAAATCCAGGGGATTACGTAATAACTTTCCCCAGAGCATATCATGCTGGCTTTAGTCATG GCTTCAACTGCGGAGAAGCAGTGAATTTTGCAATTGGTGATTGGTTTCCTTTAGGGGCTATTGCAAGTCAAAGATATGCACTTCTTCACAGAGATCCTTTGCTTCCCCATGAAGAACTTTTATGCAAAGAAGCAATGCTTCTGTATGAAACATTAACACTTGAAGATTCAGACATTTCCCCTGAAGATTTGTTATCTCGTAATTGTGTTAAgatttcttttgttaatttgatgcgCTTTCAACATTGTGCTCGTTGGCTGTTAATGAAATCAAGGGCATGTACAAGTGTTTCTTCACATTCTCAGGGTACAATTCTCTGTAGCCTCTGCAAACGGGACTGCTATATAGCTTATGTTGACTGTGAATGTCACCTGCATCCAGTATGCCTTCGCCATG ATGTAGAATCTCTTGACTTCACCTGTGGGACCAAGCGCACACTTTATCTTAGGGAAGATACTCCAGACATGGAAGCTGCGGCCAAGAGATTTGAGCAGGAAGATGGAATTTTGAAAGAGATACTTAAGGagatgaaaagtgaaaaaaacatttattcatGCCCTTTGTCGAACATGTTCCAGATGGCTGAGGCTAATGGATATACACCGTATTGTGAGATGAAATTTGATTCTACTGCTAATATTTGTACCACCTCAAAGCTGTCAACAAACAATCAAGAGCATATGCGAAGTCAATTTGTTTCAAGACCTGAG GGATTTTTAGGGTTAAGCGCCCTTCTTCTCTTAAGGCAGAGAGGAGAAATATAA